One region of Deltaproteobacteria bacterium genomic DNA includes:
- a CDS encoding N(G),N(G)-dimethylarginine dimethylaminohydrolase, giving the protein MSSTKPSNPVHCLVRAVPENFASCLREDPVSIDREKAVAQHEGYVSLLRQHSKSLSFVPVPVGHADSVYIEDVAVVLDSHALVTRPGAPSRRAETGGIADALRPFCTLHITEAPALLDGGDVMRLGNELLVGLSQRTNIQGFEKLQEVAHLDGIRAHALQVKEGLHLKSAMTALDNRTIIYDPAVMNPLEIADLSLTWLAAPEPLGANVLVFGDVTIVSEDAPQTAKLLRQRGHPVETVQVTELHKGDGALTCLSLRIAAPDSWTV; this is encoded by the coding sequence ATGAGCTCGACTAAACCCTCAAATCCGGTTCATTGTCTCGTACGAGCCGTGCCTGAGAACTTTGCATCCTGCCTTCGAGAAGATCCGGTATCCATCGACCGAGAAAAAGCGGTCGCCCAACATGAAGGTTATGTTTCTCTTCTCAGGCAACATTCCAAATCTTTGAGCTTCGTCCCGGTGCCCGTAGGACACGCAGACAGCGTTTATATTGAAGATGTAGCGGTTGTTCTTGATTCGCATGCACTCGTGACCCGGCCTGGTGCCCCTTCTCGGCGAGCGGAAACGGGCGGCATTGCAGATGCTTTGCGTCCATTTTGCACTCTTCATATCACCGAAGCGCCTGCCCTTTTAGATGGTGGAGACGTTATGAGACTGGGCAACGAGCTTCTGGTTGGACTGTCTCAACGCACCAACATTCAAGGGTTTGAAAAACTTCAGGAAGTCGCGCATCTCGACGGTATTCGAGCACACGCACTTCAGGTAAAAGAGGGCCTTCATTTAAAATCAGCGATGACCGCTCTCGATAACCGCACCATCATTTACGACCCAGCCGTGATGAACCCGCTTGAGATTGCAGACCTAAGCCTTACTTGGTTAGCTGCCCCGGAACCTCTCGGCGCCAACGTTCTAGTATTTGGCGACGTTACCATCGTTTCCGAAGATGCTCCGCAAACAGCTAAGCTTCTTCGCCAGCGAGGCCACCCCGTTGAAACCGTTCAAGTCACTGAACTTCATAAAGGTGACGGCGCACTGACCTGCCTTTCTCTTCGCATC
- a CDS encoding type II/IV secretion system protein: MSAGAPEQNDVDVVQLVNRMILRAHHEGSSDIHIEPRTNRIRVRYRVDGVLVERPPIAVGLAGSVVSRLKVMSQLDIAQKRLPQDGAFEVRIGKLIVPIRLSSFPTEYGEKVVLRLLSTSRDVPDIASLGLNSHHEKSFRRMVAHSEGMILVCGPTGAGKTTTIYALLKELESTQRNIMTLEDPIEYRFDSIIQGQVYSKIGFDFASGLRSILRQDPDVILVGEMRDRETAEIALKASLTGHLVFSTLHTNGAVDTFVRLLDMGLERFVVASALRAIVSQRLVRKLCPGCAQKVPMNHAARQFFGIAEDEERFLYRAVGCEKCNKTGFSGRTAIMEVLEIDDELSDVMKSSELNRRELKALIQQRGMKSLRQVGMELVLQGVTSIDEIARVT; the protein is encoded by the coding sequence ATGAGCGCCGGAGCACCTGAACAAAATGATGTTGATGTCGTCCAATTGGTGAATCGCATGATTTTGCGGGCTCATCATGAAGGAAGCAGTGATATTCATATCGAGCCGCGTACCAATCGTATTCGCGTACGGTACCGCGTTGACGGTGTGTTGGTAGAGCGACCGCCGATCGCAGTTGGGCTTGCAGGCTCTGTTGTCAGCCGACTTAAGGTTATGTCGCAGTTGGACATTGCTCAGAAGCGTTTGCCACAAGATGGCGCCTTTGAAGTTCGTATTGGAAAGTTGATTGTTCCAATCCGGTTGTCGAGCTTTCCCACCGAATATGGAGAGAAGGTCGTTTTGCGACTCCTGTCTACGAGTCGAGATGTGCCTGATATTGCAAGCTTGGGTTTGAACTCTCATCATGAAAAATCTTTTCGCCGTATGGTGGCGCATTCCGAGGGTATGATTCTTGTTTGTGGACCTACGGGTGCAGGCAAGACAACGACAATCTATGCATTGCTTAAAGAACTCGAGTCGACTCAGCGCAATATTATGACTCTAGAGGATCCTATCGAGTACCGGTTTGACTCGATTATACAGGGGCAAGTTTACTCAAAAATTGGATTCGACTTTGCATCAGGACTTCGTTCTATTTTGAGACAAGACCCTGATGTGATCTTAGTGGGTGAGATGCGGGACCGAGAAACCGCAGAGATAGCTTTAAAAGCATCGCTTACAGGACACCTCGTCTTTTCGACGCTTCACACCAACGGTGCAGTGGATACCTTCGTTCGATTACTCGATATGGGTCTAGAGCGCTTTGTGGTGGCATCGGCCTTACGCGCTATTGTGAGTCAGCGTTTGGTGCGTAAACTGTGCCCCGGATGTGCACAGAAGGTTCCGATGAATCATGCAGCACGACAATTCTTTGGCATTGCTGAGGACGAAGAGCGCTTTTTGTACCGAGCTGTTGGCTGTGAGAAGTGTAACAAGACGGGGTTCTCTGGGCGAACTGCCATTATGGAAGTTTTGGAAATTGATGACGAGCTTTCAGATGTGATGAAGTCTTCAGAACTAAACCGCCGTGAGCTTAAAGCATTGATCCAGCAGCGTGGGATGAAGTCTTTACGACAGGTGGGTATGGAGCTGGTACTCCAGGGGGTTACGAGTATCGACGAAATTGCTCGGGTGACTTAA